A window of Clostridium botulinum BKT015925 contains these coding sequences:
- a CDS encoding sensor histidine kinase, which translates to MKFGIKRKILFMNIAVLILSIAGIYVVTIYELYTRITNNSIDMLKKESYNSQAFVMEYLQNEDKFHVEKVLNEMSPFIATYLSSKSKVRVQIYNNSSIIGDSENYPNIKKDDDISNALSGKKAYIIRKIQGEYYILFSSPIYYNDSKLGCIRYIYNLDKENNIVFKTILSMTFFAVISILCSIILSNSFSNEIVKPIVILKKIARQVSHGKFVKNFEINSKDEIEDLSKSFNIMSNNIENMILKLKTEKENQKRFLDNITHEFKTPVAAIMGYSDLLLRVEDKKDTEQCIKYIKKSSDRLLNLVEQLLELSLLNKNEFELKRKYVDIKSVVENSVMLLKPRMHKFGIYVKLKMDSKYINIDKEKTEQVILNILDNAIKYSECSEIIITMNYDEDFVKVCISDNGQGIPEKDLERIFEHFYTAHKSLQNKHGGSGLGLSICKEIMNKQSGKIQIESKKGTKVILKFKNKE; encoded by the coding sequence ATGAAATTTGGAATTAAAAGAAAAATATTATTTATGAATATAGCAGTTTTAATATTATCAATAGCAGGTATATATGTAGTTACAATATATGAACTATATACGAGAATAACAAATAATTCTATAGATATGTTAAAAAAAGAAAGCTATAATAGCCAAGCTTTTGTTATGGAATATTTGCAAAATGAAGATAAATTTCATGTGGAAAAGGTTTTAAATGAAATGAGTCCGTTCATAGCAACGTATTTATCAAGTAAAAGTAAAGTTAGAGTTCAGATATACAATAACTCTTCTATTATAGGAGATTCTGAAAATTATCCTAATATAAAAAAAGATGATGATATAAGTAATGCTTTAAGTGGGAAAAAAGCTTATATAATAAGAAAAATTCAGGGAGAATACTATATCTTATTTTCAAGTCCTATTTATTATAATGATAGTAAGCTTGGATGTATAAGATATATTTATAATTTAGATAAAGAAAATAATATAGTATTTAAAACGATTTTAAGTATGACCTTTTTTGCTGTGATTTCTATTTTATGCTCAATTATACTGAGTAATTCTTTTTCTAATGAAATTGTTAAACCAATAGTTATATTAAAGAAAATAGCAAGACAAGTTTCACATGGTAAGTTTGTAAAGAATTTTGAGATAAACAGTAAAGATGAAATAGAAGATTTATCAAAGTCATTTAATATAATGTCTAATAATATAGAAAATATGATTTTAAAATTGAAAACGGAAAAAGAAAATCAAAAGAGATTTTTAGATAATATAACACATGAGTTCAAGACCCCAGTAGCTGCTATTATGGGTTATTCGGATCTTTTGCTTAGAGTAGAAGATAAAAAGGATACAGAACAATGTATTAAATATATAAAAAAAAGTAGTGATAGATTATTAAATCTTGTTGAACAGTTACTTGAACTATCGTTACTAAATAAAAATGAATTTGAACTAAAAAGAAAATATGTAGATATTAAATCTGTTGTTGAAAATTCTGTGATGCTTTTAAAACCAAGGATGCATAAGTTTGGAATATACGTAAAGTTAAAAATGGATTCTAAATATATAAATATAGATAAAGAAAAAACAGAACAAGTTATACTTAACATTCTAGATAATGCAATAAAATATAGTGAATGTAGTGAAATTATTATAACTATGAATTATGATGAGGATTTTGTTAAAGTATGTATATCAGATAATGGACAAGGTATACCAGAGAAGGATTTAGAAAGAATATTTGAACATTTTTATACAGCTCATAAAAGTTTGCAAAATAAGCATGGAGGTAGTGGGCTAGGGCTTTCTATCTGTAAAGAGATTATGAATAAACAATCAGGAAAAATACAAATAGAGAGTAAAAAAGGAACAAAAGTAATATTAAAATTTAAAAATAAAGAATAA
- a CDS encoding DUF3919 family protein, translated as MTNFQYKKIICLYVISFILMGAMGIYLRESITNKLVVFDDKEQVLQYSSNSIPIKIQLYSKKWGELTINSGDLLKEFWNLVDSMPRSKNFYDSKIKNTPNEIIGTIFYLNGKKSTMYLNNNLRINDSYYGGDKSSAYINRLKNFIDDIFCTPEVLASLVNDKNKVTIVNKFDEVNKCGSNDKVLIKNEIIKLKRISNNKKLERAICNKGNLNYHIRIYRENLNEDNINSSKSKPGNYDIISIDIYENNYVVVRDYGEEIVDSFYMEGNLNTVCKNILGN; from the coding sequence ATGACAAACTTTCAATATAAAAAAATTATATGTTTATATGTTATATCTTTTATTTTAATGGGAGCAATGGGTATATACCTTAGAGAATCAATCACTAATAAGTTAGTTGTATTTGATGATAAGGAACAAGTATTACAATACTCATCTAATTCCATTCCAATAAAAATTCAGCTTTATAGTAAAAAATGGGGCGAGCTCACTATAAATTCTGGTGATTTATTAAAGGAATTTTGGAATCTTGTTGATTCTATGCCTCGAAGTAAGAACTTTTATGATTCTAAAATAAAAAATACTCCTAATGAAATTATAGGAACAATTTTTTATTTGAATGGTAAAAAAAGTACTATGTATTTAAATAATAACTTACGAATAAATGATAGTTATTATGGTGGAGACAAAAGTTCAGCATATATAAATAGGTTAAAAAACTTTATTGATGATATATTTTGTACACCAGAAGTGCTTGCATCTCTTGTAAACGATAAGAATAAGGTAACCATTGTAAATAAGTTCGATGAAGTTAATAAGTGTGGAAGCAATGATAAGGTTTTAATAAAAAACGAAATTATAAAGTTAAAAAGAATAAGCAATAATAAGAAACTTGAAAGAGCTATATGCAATAAAGGAAATTTAAATTATCATATTAGGATATATAGAGAGAATCTAAATGAAGATAATATTAATTCATCAAAATCGAAACCAGGTAATTATGACATAATCAGTATAGATATATATGAAAATAATTATGTTGTAGTTAGAGATTATGGAGAAGAAATAGTAGATTCGTTTTATATGGAAGGTAATTTAAATACTGTTTGTAAGAATATATTAGGAAATTAA
- a CDS encoding ABC transporter substrate-binding protein has protein sequence MKVSKRLINLIVIILAIVLIIIGYFAILQRVGKRLPQFKGKKLLVYVAFNEDEAKVLLDGFKEKTGCDYSFLRFPTEKAAENVVKEIALQKADVFLGGTADAIELLKLNGCLAKYVVKDTDRMPLRYRDPDGYWTGLYIEPLSIGINEERWNKEFKGIKKPTTMDELLNPVFKGEIVLPDPRTSGTGYTFLSYLVQTMGKEKALTFFKKLRNNVGQFTDSGFTPAKKVGVGEYLITVNFINQQLIVNSSGFKIQSIVPGNCGWTICPVAKIKNSPNEKVANAFIEYCTTKEARRSLKDFSMAIPTIDDNKVKKDVKAYKLSDSYNFNRAAKDRKELLEELKKIM, from the coding sequence GTGAAAGTTAGTAAAAGGTTAATTAATCTTATAGTAATCATTTTAGCAATAGTTTTAATTATTATTGGATATTTTGCAATTTTGCAAAGGGTCGGTAAACGTTTACCACAATTTAAAGGTAAAAAACTATTGGTATATGTAGCTTTTAATGAGGATGAGGCCAAAGTTTTACTAGATGGTTTTAAAGAAAAAACGGGATGTGATTATTCATTTTTAAGATTTCCAACTGAAAAAGCAGCTGAGAATGTTGTTAAAGAAATAGCACTTCAAAAGGCTGATGTATTTTTAGGGGGTACAGCAGATGCCATTGAGTTATTAAAACTAAATGGATGTTTAGCTAAGTATGTAGTTAAAGATACTGACAGGATGCCTTTAAGATATAGAGATCCCGACGGATATTGGACAGGACTTTATATAGAGCCACTTTCAATAGGAATAAATGAAGAAAGATGGAATAAGGAATTCAAGGGAATTAAAAAACCAACTACTATGGATGAACTATTAAATCCAGTATTTAAAGGAGAAATAGTTTTGCCAGATCCTAGAACATCAGGTACTGGATATACTTTTTTATCATATTTAGTACAGACAATGGGAAAGGAAAAAGCTCTTACATTTTTTAAAAAGTTAAGAAATAATGTAGGTCAATTTACTGATAGTGGGTTTACACCAGCTAAAAAGGTAGGTGTAGGTGAATATTTAATAACGGTTAATTTTATAAATCAGCAATTAATAGTTAACAGTTCAGGTTTTAAAATACAGTCTATTGTACCGGGAAATTGTGGTTGGACTATATGTCCAGTAGCTAAAATAAAGAATAGTCCTAATGAAAAGGTTGCCAATGCTTTTATAGAATATTGTACTACAAAAGAAGCTAGAAGATCATTAAAAGATTTTTCTATGGCAATTCCAACAATAGATGATAATAAAGTAAAAAAAGATGTTAAGGCATATAAATTAAGCGATAGTTATAATTTTAATAGGGCCGCTAAAGATAGAAAAGAGCTTTTAGAGGAACTAAAGAAGATTATGTAA
- the glpT gene encoding glycerol-3-phosphate transporter: MSIFKPAAHIKRLPEEKIDAAYKRYRIQVFISIYIGYLTFYFVRSNFSVAKMYLIKEGFSMTQLGFIASGLGIAYGISKFIMGNVSDRSNPRYFLAAGLILSGVVNILFATTTSIMFMFVLMLLNGWFQGMGWPPCGRTMTHWFSDKERGVKMSIWNTAHNVGGGLIAAIVVFGVNYFGGWKGAFYFPGVIAIVIGVLYMVFAKDTPQSVGLPPIEEYKNDYPDLVVEVEDREKELSAKEILVKYVLKNKFLWFIAIANVFVYFVRYGVVNWVPTYLEQVKHFSVKESTLAFSLFEYAAIPGTIIVGWLSDKVFHGRRAPMGVFCMMGVVVGVFVYWKSSSIVSINIALSFIGALIYGPVMLIGVSALDLVPKKAAGTAAGFTGLFGYLGGQVLAEAAMGAVVDKFSWNGGFMTLMGASVLSIVFLALTWNVHDNSKEVEEVECQYS, translated from the coding sequence ATGAGTATATTTAAGCCAGCAGCGCATATTAAACGTTTACCTGAAGAAAAAATAGATGCTGCTTATAAAAGATATCGTATACAAGTATTTATAAGTATATATATAGGATATTTAACTTTCTATTTTGTTAGAAGTAACTTCTCAGTTGCTAAGATGTATCTTATAAAAGAAGGATTTTCAATGACTCAATTAGGATTTATAGCATCAGGGCTTGGTATTGCCTATGGTATAAGTAAATTTATTATGGGAAATGTATCGGATAGGTCCAATCCAAGATATTTCTTGGCAGCAGGACTTATTTTATCAGGAGTTGTAAACATACTTTTTGCAACAACTACTAGTATTATGTTTATGTTTGTTTTAATGTTACTTAATGGATGGTTCCAAGGAATGGGATGGCCTCCATGTGGTAGAACTATGACACATTGGTTCTCAGATAAAGAACGTGGTGTTAAAATGTCAATTTGGAATACTGCTCACAATGTTGGTGGTGGACTTATAGCTGCAATCGTTGTTTTTGGAGTAAACTACTTTGGTGGATGGAAGGGTGCATTTTACTTCCCTGGAGTTATAGCAATAGTAATAGGTGTATTATACATGGTATTTGCAAAAGATACTCCACAATCTGTTGGATTACCTCCAATAGAAGAATATAAAAATGATTATCCAGATCTTGTTGTTGAAGTTGAAGATAGAGAAAAAGAATTATCAGCAAAAGAAATATTAGTTAAATATGTATTAAAGAATAAATTCTTATGGTTTATAGCTATTGCAAACGTTTTTGTATACTTTGTAAGATATGGTGTTGTTAACTGGGTACCAACATATCTTGAACAAGTAAAACATTTTTCAGTAAAAGAATCAACATTAGCATTCTCATTATTTGAATATGCGGCAATTCCAGGAACTATAATTGTTGGTTGGTTAAGTGATAAAGTATTCCATGGAAGACGTGCACCTATGGGAGTATTTTGTATGATGGGTGTTGTTGTAGGAGTATTTGTTTATTGGAAGAGTTCAAGTATTGTATCTATTAATATAGCATTATCTTTTATTGGTGCATTAATATACGGTCCAGTTATGCTTATAGGGGTTAGTGCACTTGACTTAGTACCTAAAAAAGCAGCAGGAACTGCAGCTGGATTTACAGGATTATTCGGTTACTTAGGCGGACAAGTATTAGCAGAAGCTGCAATGGGAGCTGTAGTTGATAAATTTAGCTGGAATGGCGGATTTATGACACTAATGGGTGCATCAGTATTATCAATAGTATTCTTAGCACTTACTTGGAATGTACATGATAACTCTAAAGAAGTTGAAGAAGTTGAATGTCAATATAGTTAA
- a CDS encoding collagenase translates to MKKNFLKVLCCLAITCITVVNAETVALAKDNANSNIKLERAVNSKYTLGELSKLSYEDLVETLSNIRWNDITDFMQYNEGSREFYSDTNRVQALIDALIKKGREYTPNDDKGIPTLIEVLRGGYYLAFYNKELKQLDEIRYKEKCIPAILSIENNPNFLLGSYSQNEIIKTLGLLIGNTTSNDIVVNKLIPILKGYNDSINESSRNNSAGQAIYNIINGVNYSIDSYLFKSKKDIKSTSWFGNIDGFITEVERLALVGNVNPQNDWIINNGIYYTGKLAKLHSNKKIPQGVIEKALRLYPYLGEQYFKAIESIKYDFSGTYLNGSKVNMKDIKEQGKKHYLTKTYTFDDGKMIIKTGDKVSEEKVKRLYWAAKEVKAQFHRVIGNDEELEKGNADDVLNIVIYNNPQEYKLNSTLYGYSTDNGGIYIENVGTFFTYERTPRESIFSLEELFRHEFTHYLQGRYLVPGIWGQSDFYRGNNCRLTWFEEGSAEFFAGSTRENNILPRKSEVRGISNDISQRFSLNKLLHSKYGSFDFYNYGFAFSDYMYNNNIDVLNNITNYVKDNDVKGYENYIETLSSNNNMNNNYQQHMQKLMDNYDALTTPLVSDDYIKQYPRKNAKDIYSDIEKVTGLKNIKTVEEKGQFFNTFTLKGTCIGDISKGKLEDWNNMNSKANEFLKTLDSYNWSGYKTVTCYFVNHRVNKLGQVEYDVVFHGILNDDVHEQVKEDNDTNNKDSKVEDNKDNILDDKKESTKNHSFENAYGPLISDNKISGEFKDDDKDIYYFNVKTPGNVDISVENKDNMKIAWKVVSEEDKNKCIAYPLTRGKFLNGKINANKPGKYYVVVYRYSNENGKYNLNIKGNLEEIQTKEVEDNNSFEKANKVILNSNIIGETTKNDYADIYTFNVANEKELNVKLTNLDNAKLNWVIYSEDNLKQYVSYAQQHEGIMSNKFIAKPGKYYLYVYKIDENGGKYKVSIR, encoded by the coding sequence ATGAAAAAAAATTTTTTGAAAGTTCTATGTTGTTTAGCTATAACATGTATTACAGTTGTTAATGCTGAAACAGTAGCGTTAGCTAAAGATAATGCTAATAGCAATATTAAGTTAGAAAGGGCAGTAAATAGTAAATATACTTTAGGAGAATTAAGCAAGTTATCTTATGAGGATCTTGTAGAGACATTGTCTAATATAAGATGGAATGATATAACAGATTTTATGCAATATAATGAAGGATCAAGAGAGTTTTATTCTGATACTAACAGAGTTCAGGCATTAATTGATGCTTTAATCAAAAAAGGAAGAGAATATACACCGAACGATGATAAAGGAATACCAACATTAATTGAGGTTTTAAGAGGAGGATATTATTTAGCGTTTTATAATAAAGAATTAAAGCAATTAGATGAAATAAGGTATAAGGAAAAGTGTATTCCGGCTATACTTTCAATAGAAAATAATCCTAATTTTTTATTGGGTTCTTATTCTCAAAATGAGATTATAAAAACATTAGGATTATTAATAGGTAATACAACTTCAAATGATATTGTAGTTAATAAGTTAATTCCTATTTTAAAAGGATATAATGATAGTATTAATGAAAGTTCAAGAAACAACTCAGCAGGACAAGCTATTTATAATATTATAAATGGAGTTAATTATTCTATTGATTCGTATTTATTTAAATCCAAAAAAGATATTAAAAGTACATCTTGGTTTGGCAATATAGATGGATTTATAACTGAAGTTGAAAGATTAGCGCTAGTAGGTAATGTTAATCCACAAAATGATTGGATTATAAATAATGGAATTTACTATACAGGAAAATTGGCTAAACTTCATAGCAATAAAAAAATTCCTCAAGGTGTTATTGAAAAGGCATTAAGATTGTATCCATACCTTGGAGAACAATATTTTAAAGCCATTGAAAGTATTAAATATGATTTTAGTGGTACATATTTAAATGGCAGTAAAGTTAATATGAAAGATATAAAAGAACAAGGTAAAAAGCATTATCTTACTAAAACATATACTTTCGATGATGGAAAAATGATAATAAAAACTGGTGATAAAGTTTCAGAAGAAAAAGTTAAAAGACTTTATTGGGCAGCAAAAGAAGTAAAAGCACAATTTCATAGAGTTATTGGAAATGATGAAGAATTGGAAAAAGGAAATGCTGATGATGTGTTAAATATAGTAATCTATAATAATCCTCAAGAATATAAGTTGAATTCTACATTATATGGATATAGCACAGACAATGGCGGTATATATATTGAAAATGTAGGTACATTTTTTACCTATGAGAGAACTCCAAGAGAAAGTATTTTTAGTTTAGAAGAATTATTTAGACATGAATTTACGCATTACTTACAGGGGAGATATTTAGTTCCTGGAATATGGGGACAATCAGATTTTTATAGAGGCAATAATTGTAGATTAACATGGTTTGAAGAAGGTTCGGCAGAGTTTTTTGCAGGTTCAACACGTGAAAATAATATATTACCAAGAAAATCTGAAGTGAGAGGAATTTCAAATGATATTTCACAAAGATTTTCATTAAATAAATTACTACATTCAAAATATGGTTCTTTTGATTTTTATAATTATGGTTTTGCTTTTTCAGATTATATGTATAACAATAACATAGATGTTTTAAACAATATAACTAATTATGTAAAAGATAATGATGTAAAAGGGTATGAGAATTATATAGAGACATTAAGTTCTAATAATAATATGAATAATAATTATCAGCAGCACATGCAAAAATTAATGGATAATTATGATGCATTAACAACCCCCCTTGTATCTGATGATTATATAAAACAGTATCCACGTAAAAATGCTAAAGATATTTATTCTGATATAGAGAAAGTTACAGGATTAAAGAATATAAAAACTGTAGAAGAAAAAGGACAATTTTTCAATACATTTACATTAAAAGGAACATGTATAGGGGATATAAGTAAAGGAAAATTAGAAGATTGGAATAATATGAATTCAAAAGCTAATGAATTCTTAAAAACATTAGATAGCTATAATTGGTCTGGATATAAAACAGTAACGTGCTATTTTGTAAACCATAGAGTAAATAAGTTAGGACAAGTAGAGTATGATGTTGTATTTCATGGAATATTAAATGATGATGTACATGAACAAGTAAAGGAAGATAATGATACAAATAATAAAGACTCAAAAGTTGAAGATAACAAAGATAATATATTAGATGATAAAAAAGAGAGTACTAAAAATCATTCTTTTGAAAATGCATATGGACCATTAATTTCAGATAATAAAATTAGTGGAGAATTTAAAGATGATGATAAAGATATATACTATTTCAATGTAAAGACACCAGGAAATGTAGACATATCAGTAGAAAATAAAGATAATATGAAAATTGCATGGAAGGTAGTTTCTGAAGAAGATAAAAATAAATGTATAGCATATCCATTAACTAGAGGTAAATTTTTAAATGGAAAAATTAATGCTAATAAACCAGGGAAATATTATGTTGTAGTGTATAGATACTCTAATGAAAATGGAAAATATAATTTAAATATTAAGGGCAATTTAGAAGAAATACAAACTAAAGAAGTAGAAGATAACAATTCATTTGAAAAAGCCAATAAAGTTATTTTAAATTCTAATATAATTGGTGAAACTACTAAAAATGATTATGCGGATATATATACTTTTAATGTTGCAAATGAAAAAGAATTAAATGTTAAATTAACAAATTTAGATAATGCCAAATTAAACTGGGTAATTTATAGTGAAGATAATTTAAAACAATATGTATCATATGCACAACAACATGAAGGTATTATGAGTAATAAATTTATAGCTAAGCCAGGAAAATATTATTTATACGTTTATAAAATTGATGAAAATGGTGGTAAATATAAAGTAAGTATAAGATAA
- a CDS encoding DNA polymerase III subunit alpha, with protein MGERNFVHLHTHTEYSLLDGSGKIGGLISRAKELGMKSLAITDHGTMFGCVDFYKKAKEAGIKPIIGCEIYVASNSMHIKRLDSENRNHHLVLLVKNEQGYKNLMKIVSKAAIDGFYYKPRVDHEYLKEHSEGLIALSACLAGEVSYNLLNGTKDKAREVALFYKDIFKEGFYIELQYHGIDKQLRVNEMLVELARELDIPLVATNDVHYIKKEDAKSHEVLLCIQTGKTLDDEDRMRYEPQKFYLKSPEEMYETFSYVSEALENTNKIADECNFDYVFHESKLPNFPLPEGADHFEYMKELCYKGLEVRYLEVTDELKERLEYELGVIKQMGYVDYFLIVWDFFRFSHEKGIMTGPGRGSAAGSLVAYTLGITKIDPIKYNLIFERFLNPERVSMPDIDSDFCYERRGEVIDYVVEKYGKENVSQIVTFGTMAPRACIRDVGRAMNYSYAEVDRIAKMIPTVLGITIDKALEMNPELKEVYDKDMRIKELIDVARDLEGLPRHTSTHAAGVVIASQPLVSYVPLSKNEEAIVTQFTMTTLEELGLLKMDFLGLRTLTVIRDAIELIKKNTGTKIDLDKINFEDENVYNMLGRGKTVGVFQLESAGMTNFMKELKPESLEDIIAGISLYRPGPMAEIPKYIKNKNNPKNIEYITPKLEGILNVTYGVMVYQEQVMQIVRDLAGYSMGRSDLVRRAMSKKKHKVMEEERKNFIYGIEEDGKVVVPGCLRNGISEDAANKIYDQMMDFASYAFNKSHAAAYAVVAYYTAYLVHYYPTEFMAAMLNSVRGNSDKVAIYIRAAKQMDIETLPPDINKSFGKFTVQNGKIRFGLSAIKNVGENIIDVIVKSREEKGEFNSFVDFCNKISMGSINKRMVESLIKAGVFDCFGIYRSQLLAVYEKIIDSVVNQRKKNIEGQVSLFGSFDNEFKDTEIKYPAIDEFNKKSKLAMEKEMTGLYLTGHPLEDYEEILKNATSAKTTDIIIDESLEENLIDEVSLHVEEQNSKIKDGDKVIIGGLITNVTRKITKTNSMMAFITLEDLYSSIEVIIFPKTLERFNNTIMEDEIVLIKGRVTKREDEQPKILCDHIEKVFNFSNKKFYIQVQEKRDVKPTINEIKSIAIRNNGNIPIYICTKDERKKYLVSREYWVNDTDEVATVFKQRYGKDNVKFI; from the coding sequence ATGGGAGAAAGAAATTTTGTACATTTACATACACATACGGAATATAGTCTTTTAGATGGTTCAGGAAAAATAGGTGGTTTAATATCAAGAGCTAAAGAACTTGGAATGAAAAGTCTTGCTATAACTGATCACGGAACAATGTTTGGATGTGTAGACTTTTATAAAAAGGCTAAAGAGGCAGGAATTAAACCTATTATAGGTTGTGAAATCTATGTAGCATCAAATTCTATGCACATTAAAAGACTTGATAGTGAAAATAGAAACCATCATTTAGTACTTCTTGTAAAGAATGAACAAGGATATAAAAATTTAATGAAGATAGTATCTAAGGCAGCTATAGATGGATTTTATTATAAACCTAGAGTAGACCATGAATATTTAAAGGAGCATAGTGAAGGACTTATAGCTTTAAGCGCTTGTCTTGCTGGAGAGGTTTCTTATAATTTATTAAATGGAACAAAGGATAAGGCAAGAGAAGTAGCTTTATTCTATAAAGATATATTTAAAGAAGGATTCTATATAGAATTACAATATCATGGCATAGATAAGCAGCTTAGAGTTAATGAAATGCTAGTAGAACTTGCAAGAGAACTAGATATACCACTAGTTGCTACAAATGATGTTCATTATATAAAAAAAGAAGATGCTAAATCACATGAGGTTTTATTATGTATTCAAACAGGAAAGACCTTAGATGATGAAGATAGAATGAGATATGAGCCACAAAAATTTTATTTAAAATCTCCAGAAGAAATGTATGAGACATTTTCTTATGTTTCTGAGGCCTTAGAAAATACTAATAAAATAGCTGATGAATGTAATTTCGATTATGTATTTCATGAATCTAAACTTCCTAATTTTCCACTGCCGGAAGGTGCAGATCATTTTGAATATATGAAAGAATTGTGTTATAAGGGGCTTGAAGTTAGATATCTAGAAGTAACTGATGAATTAAAAGAAAGATTAGAATATGAACTAGGCGTTATAAAGCAAATGGGATATGTAGATTATTTCTTAATAGTTTGGGATTTTTTTAGATTTTCTCATGAAAAAGGAATAATGACAGGTCCAGGCAGGGGATCAGCGGCAGGTTCACTTGTTGCATATACACTAGGAATTACGAAGATTGATCCTATTAAATATAATCTTATATTTGAACGTTTTTTAAATCCCGAACGTGTATCTATGCCTGATATAGATTCTGACTTTTGCTATGAAAGACGTGGGGAAGTTATTGATTATGTAGTTGAAAAATACGGAAAAGAAAACGTATCTCAGATAGTTACGTTTGGAACTATGGCACCTAGAGCATGTATAAGAGATGTTGGGAGAGCCATGAACTATTCTTATGCTGAAGTAGATAGAATAGCCAAAATGATTCCAACGGTTTTAGGGATTACTATTGATAAAGCATTAGAAATGAATCCAGAATTAAAAGAAGTTTATGATAAAGATATGCGTATTAAAGAATTAATAGATGTAGCTAGGGATTTAGAAGGGCTTCCAAGACATACTTCTACTCATGCTGCTGGTGTTGTTATAGCATCCCAACCTTTAGTTAGCTATGTACCACTTTCTAAAAATGAAGAAGCAATAGTAACACAATTTACTATGACTACATTAGAAGAGCTTGGGCTTTTAAAGATGGACTTTTTGGGACTTAGAACATTAACAGTTATAAGAGATGCTATAGAACTTATAAAGAAAAATACTGGGACAAAAATTGACCTGGATAAAATAAATTTTGAAGATGAAAATGTATATAATATGCTTGGAAGAGGAAAGACAGTAGGAGTTTTCCAATTGGAATCAGCTGGAATGACTAACTTTATGAAGGAACTAAAGCCAGAGAGCTTAGAAGATATAATCGCTGGAATAAGTCTTTATAGACCAGGCCCTATGGCTGAAATACCTAAATATATTAAAAATAAAAATAATCCAAAGAATATAGAGTACATTACTCCTAAACTTGAGGGAATACTAAATGTAACTTATGGAGTTATGGTATATCAAGAGCAGGTTATGCAAATTGTTAGAGATCTTGCTGGATATTCTATGGGAAGAAGTGACCTTGTACGTCGTGCTATGTCAAAGAAAAAGCACAAAGTTATGGAAGAAGAAAGAAAGAACTTTATTTATGGTATTGAAGAAGATGGGAAAGTAGTGGTTCCTGGATGTTTAAGAAATGGTATTAGTGAAGATGCTGCAAATAAAATATATGATCAAATGATGGATTTTGCAAGTTATGCATTTAATAAATCACATGCCGCGGCATATGCAGTTGTTGCATATTATACAGCCTATTTAGTGCATTATTATCCAACAGAGTTTATGGCAGCTATGCTTAATAGTGTAAGAGGAAATAGTGATAAAGTTGCAATTTATATAAGGGCAGCAAAACAAATGGATATAGAAACTCTTCCACCTGATATAAATAAAAGCTTTGGAAAGTTTACAGTACAAAATGGGAAAATACGTTTTGGTTTATCAGCTATAAAAAACGTAGGTGAAAATATAATTGATGTAATAGTTAAATCAAGAGAAGAAAAAGGCGAATTTAATTCTTTTGTCGATTTTTGCAATAAAATATCGATGGGAAGCATTAATAAAAGAATGGTTGAAAGTTTAATTAAAGCGGGAGTTTTTGATTGTTTTGGAATTTATCGTTCACAACTTTTAGCTGTATATGAAAAAATAATTGATTCTGTGGTAAACCAAAGGAAAAAAAATATAGAAGGTCAAGTAAGTTTGTTTGGTAGTTTTGATAATGAATTTAAAGATACTGAAATTAAATATCCAGCAATAGATGAGTTTAATAAAAAAAGTAAACTTGCTATGGAAAAAGAAATGACAGGATTATATTTAACAGGGCATCCATTAGAAGATTATGAAGAAATTTTAAAAAATGCAACCAGTGCTAAAACTACAGATATTATTATAGATGAATCTTTAGAGGAAAATCTTATAGATGAGGTATCACTTCATGTGGAAGAACAAAATTCTAAGATTAAAGATGGAGATAAAGTAATTATAGGTGGACTTATTACAAACGTTACTAGAAAAATAACAAAAACTAATAGTATGATGGCGTTTATAACTTTAGAGGATTTATATAGCTCAATAGAAGTTATAATTTTTCCAAAGACTTTAGAAAGATTTAATAACACAATAATGGAAGATGAAATAGTATTAATAAAAGGAAGAGTTACAAAACGAGAGGATGAACAACCTAAAATACTATGTGATCATATAGAAAAAGTTTTTAATTTTTCTAATAAAAAATTCTATATTCAGGTACAAGAAAAAAGGGATGTAAAGCCAACCATAAATGAAATAAAATCTATAGCCATTAGAAATAACGGAAATATACCTATATATATTTGTACAAAAGATGAAAGAAAAAAGTATTTAGTATCAAGAGAGTATTGGGTAAATGATACAGATGAAGTTGCAACTGTATTTAAACAAAGATATGGTAAAGATAATGTGAAATTCATATAA